The following are encoded in a window of Sporosarcina luteola genomic DNA:
- a CDS encoding small-conductance mechanosensitive channel, which translates to MSMSQEVVRTANKAKSEPASSSMTRFHEQSHFWGRLTILLVMIASVGLPMYLSFVLGAHPGWGAIFAGLLGYAAFIGVLWIVEPVTYFPILGIGGTYIAFLSGNIANLCVPCSSAAQKAVGAELGTQKAEIAGVLGIALASLTNTIVIILTVLGGTFIVNLIPESIQASFVFVLPAIFGAVLGQFAFSKPKYGVMAVLLGIGVFFSPIPSLIKIASCVAISIAVIYNVEKAKDKKAHG; encoded by the coding sequence CAAAGCAAAATCCGAGCCTGCTAGTAGTTCAATGACGAGGTTTCATGAACAGTCCCACTTTTGGGGTCGCTTAACGATTTTATTAGTAATGATTGCATCAGTAGGATTACCGATGTACTTGTCGTTCGTACTCGGTGCACACCCGGGATGGGGAGCGATTTTTGCCGGACTCCTAGGTTATGCAGCGTTTATCGGGGTGTTGTGGATTGTTGAACCTGTAACGTACTTCCCGATTCTCGGGATAGGCGGAACGTATATCGCCTTTTTATCGGGAAATATTGCGAATCTATGTGTACCTTGCTCATCGGCTGCCCAAAAGGCTGTCGGTGCTGAACTTGGAACGCAAAAAGCTGAAATAGCTGGCGTGCTCGGTATTGCCCTCGCTTCATTAACGAATACGATCGTCATTATTTTAACTGTTTTGGGAGGAACATTTATCGTCAACTTAATCCCTGAGTCTATCCAAGCGTCGTTTGTATTCGTCCTGCCTGCTATTTTCGGTGCAGTGTTAGGTCAATTTGCCTTTAGTAAGCCTAAGTACGGCGTCATGGCGGTACTACTCGGGATCGGGGTCTTTTTCTCGCCAATCCCATCATTAATTAAAATTGCTTCTTGTGTTGCGATTTCAATCGCTGTCATTTATAACGTGGAAAAAGCGAAGGATAAGAAGGCTCACGGGTAA
- a CDS encoding M20 family metallo-hydrolase codes for MNTSLQKLTINQKRLQEHIDKLAKIGKFGETGVCRLALSKEYKEGIGLVKRWMEQAGLQTRVDDFGNLIGRLEGKNPDTPILMLGSHIDSQPSGGRFDGPIGVLGGLEVVQTMQENNIQPEMPIGIMAFCDEEGFRFNKGLFGSRGITGQLDEGELERSDKDGVTRREALREFGADPDKLTASEYPKGSIDTYIELHIEQGPVLEEANAPVGIVTGISGPLWLTVELTGSAGHAGTVPMKLRKDALVGAAEIISGLKGIVTQDQDAPTVGTVGNLTIYPNARAIVPDRVIFTIDLRDSNLDRRNRYEAQLRDYIDKTAQENGLKYTIYEDTNISPEPCSEDILDVMREESKAMGLEVVPELTSGAFHDALSMAQDCKIAMIFVRSKDGISHDPAEFSTYEDIAAGTELLYKTTVRLATT; via the coding sequence GTGAATACGAGTCTACAAAAACTAACAATCAACCAAAAACGATTGCAAGAACATATTGATAAGCTCGCCAAAATTGGAAAGTTTGGTGAAACTGGCGTATGTCGATTGGCTTTGTCAAAGGAATATAAAGAAGGAATTGGACTTGTGAAGCGGTGGATGGAACAAGCCGGCTTACAAACGAGAGTCGATGACTTCGGGAATTTAATTGGCCGACTGGAAGGGAAAAATCCGGATACGCCCATTTTGATGCTTGGCTCACACATTGACTCACAGCCTTCCGGTGGACGATTTGACGGTCCAATCGGTGTTCTGGGCGGATTGGAAGTTGTCCAAACGATGCAGGAAAACAATATTCAGCCTGAAATGCCAATCGGAATTATGGCTTTTTGCGATGAAGAGGGCTTCCGTTTTAATAAAGGATTATTCGGATCCAGGGGAATTACCGGCCAATTAGATGAAGGTGAACTTGAACGTTCGGATAAAGACGGGGTGACAAGGCGAGAAGCGTTACGTGAGTTTGGGGCTGATCCCGATAAGCTCACTGCTTCAGAATATCCAAAAGGATCGATTGATACGTATATTGAATTGCATATTGAACAAGGCCCTGTGTTAGAGGAAGCAAATGCTCCCGTAGGAATCGTTACAGGAATCTCGGGGCCTCTCTGGCTAACCGTAGAACTGACTGGGTCCGCGGGCCATGCCGGTACCGTTCCAATGAAGTTGCGGAAAGACGCATTAGTTGGTGCAGCTGAAATAATTTCCGGATTGAAAGGTATCGTAACGCAAGATCAAGATGCCCCGACTGTCGGCACAGTTGGCAACTTAACCATATATCCGAACGCGAGAGCAATTGTGCCGGATAGGGTGATCTTTACGATCGATTTACGAGATAGTAACTTGGACAGACGCAACCGATATGAAGCACAATTACGTGATTACATTGACAAAACCGCCCAAGAAAATGGTCTGAAGTATACGATATACGAAGATACGAATATCTCTCCAGAGCCATGCAGTGAAGATATTTTAGACGTTATGCGTGAAGAGAGTAAAGCGATGGGTCTGGAAGTCGTTCCGGAACTAACGAGCGGGGCGTTCCACGATGCGCTCTCCATGGCACAAGACTGTAAAATTGCAATGATTTTTGTACGATCTAAAGATGGCATCAGTCATGATCCAGCGGAATTTTCAACCTATGAAGATATTGCTGCCGGGACTGAGTTATTGTATAAAACAACGGTCAGACTAGCGACTACATAA
- a CDS encoding GntR family transcriptional regulator, whose product MSQFVVKKTTLKEQVYDYLKNGIIMGEIAPGERLIEEKISETLKVSRSPIREAVRMLEKDGLLDVHATGGVTVANPSTEDYRNLYEIRVEMESLAAYYAAQRRSRDEITLMESYVETMRKEADANNLKGLLEVNFKFHESIVYASRNPFLETMTLQLRGVNSFYRKAILEKNPGYAQEAHDDHEKIYQAIVEQDQNKARELMRQHIEHDYQSFMIMAAK is encoded by the coding sequence ATGTCGCAGTTCGTAGTGAAGAAAACGACTTTGAAGGAACAAGTCTATGACTATTTGAAAAACGGAATCATCATGGGGGAAATCGCTCCGGGCGAGCGGCTGATCGAAGAGAAAATCTCTGAGACGTTGAAAGTGAGCCGCAGCCCGATCCGTGAAGCTGTCAGGATGCTAGAGAAGGACGGATTGTTGGACGTGCATGCAACTGGCGGAGTGACTGTGGCCAATCCATCGACGGAAGATTATCGGAATCTTTACGAAATCAGGGTGGAAATGGAATCGCTCGCAGCTTATTATGCCGCGCAACGCAGAAGCCGGGACGAGATTACATTAATGGAATCCTATGTAGAAACCATGAGAAAAGAAGCCGATGCCAACAATCTGAAAGGGTTGCTGGAAGTGAATTTCAAGTTTCATGAATCGATTGTCTATGCTAGTCGAAATCCATTCCTCGAAACGATGACACTGCAATTACGGGGGGTGAACAGCTTTTACAGAAAGGCGATTTTGGAAAAGAATCCAGGATATGCGCAAGAAGCACACGATGATCACGAAAAAATCTATCAGGCGATTGTTGAACAGGACCAGAATAAAGCTAGGGAATTAATGAGGCAGCATATCGAACATGATTATCAATCATTCATGATAATGGCCGCTAAGTAG
- a CDS encoding CaiB/BaiF CoA transferase family protein, with translation MLNKRKPLEGVKILELGNLVAAPYAGKLFAEFGAEVIKVEEPTNGDPLRNWRVMHGDTSVWWYVQSRNKKSVTINLREPEGQEIVRSLIGKVDVVLENFKPGTLERWGLGYEELQKVNPSIILTRISGYGQTGPYKEKPGFGSVAEAIGGLRFLTGYPDRPPVRAGIAIGDMIAGLYAVIGTLMTLRARDEDPEKKGQVVDVALYEAVFSLLEGILPEYDLTGLVRERTGSTLPGIAPSNTYKCADGKHIVIGGNGDRIFQRLMTAIGRGDLANDPLYATNQGRADHADFIDGVIEDWTLQHSMDEVRRILDAASVPVGPIYGINDIVNDEHYQARDMLKEIVLEDGVKMTVPGIVPKLSGTPGDIDWIGPVLGAHNEEVYSDLLGLSEEEFQRLKEKGVI, from the coding sequence GTGTTAAACAAACGAAAACCTCTAGAAGGCGTAAAAATATTGGAATTGGGCAATTTGGTCGCAGCACCGTATGCAGGTAAGCTTTTTGCTGAATTCGGAGCAGAAGTGATTAAAGTGGAGGAACCTACAAATGGCGATCCTCTACGGAATTGGCGGGTGATGCATGGGGATACGTCCGTATGGTGGTACGTCCAAAGCAGGAACAAGAAATCGGTTACCATCAATCTTCGTGAACCTGAAGGGCAGGAAATCGTAAGGTCATTGATTGGCAAGGTGGATGTTGTTCTCGAAAATTTCAAGCCGGGCACATTGGAGAGATGGGGGCTGGGCTATGAGGAACTTCAGAAGGTAAATCCATCGATTATCCTCACCCGTATATCGGGATACGGACAAACGGGTCCCTATAAGGAAAAACCCGGATTTGGCAGTGTCGCAGAAGCGATTGGCGGTCTACGTTTTTTGACAGGCTATCCGGATCGTCCGCCAGTCCGTGCAGGCATTGCGATCGGTGATATGATTGCAGGCTTATATGCGGTAATCGGAACATTGATGACACTTCGTGCACGGGATGAGGACCCGGAAAAGAAAGGGCAGGTCGTTGACGTCGCGCTCTACGAAGCGGTGTTCAGCCTGCTGGAAGGCATTCTTCCGGAGTATGATTTAACAGGATTGGTTAGGGAGCGAACGGGAAGCACGTTGCCGGGCATAGCCCCTTCGAACACCTACAAATGTGCTGATGGAAAGCATATTGTCATTGGCGGAAATGGAGATCGCATTTTCCAGCGACTCATGACAGCGATCGGCAGGGGGGATTTGGCGAATGATCCGCTATATGCAACGAACCAAGGCCGTGCGGATCACGCGGACTTCATAGATGGCGTGATAGAGGACTGGACGTTGCAGCACTCCATGGATGAAGTTCGGCGGATCTTGGATGCAGCATCGGTTCCGGTAGGTCCGATTTACGGCATCAATGACATCGTGAATGACGAACATTATCAGGCGCGCGATATGCTGAAGGAAATCGTATTGGAGGACGGAGTGAAGATGACCGTTCCCGGGATTGTGCCGAAGCTATCGGGGACACCGGGTGATATCGATTGGATTGGCCCGGTTCTTGGAGCTCACAATGAAGAGGTCTATTCAGATCTCCTCGGCCTGTCGGAAGAAGAGTTCCAGCGTCTGAAAGAGAAAGGGGTCATTTGA
- a CDS encoding hydroxymethylglutaryl-CoA lyase: MEGVTIIDVSPRDGLQNEPKPVDVERKLQLVNKLIAAGIHKVEVTSFVHPVKVPQMADANELLQALSDKGNLEAIALIPNLKGYERARKHRLSEVNWVSAATETFNEKNIGMSIEDNMSQFLKVLKEAKKDGIKTCFSVAVSFGCPYEGNVEEEKVLELVRRVKEAGVDRIGIADTIGIATPDHVDSLMKKVLAIAGDTPVAIHLHDTRGLGLTNAYEAYKAGVRIFETSASGIGGCPFAPGAAGNLATEDLVYLFERMNISTGIDFQKLLGAADYAASLSTKNPLGRIRHVEKQREKGNE, translated from the coding sequence ATGGAAGGCGTTACGATCATTGACGTCAGCCCCCGCGATGGTTTGCAAAACGAACCGAAACCGGTAGATGTGGAGCGGAAATTGCAACTGGTAAACAAACTGATTGCTGCCGGGATTCATAAAGTGGAAGTGACCTCCTTCGTCCATCCGGTGAAAGTGCCTCAAATGGCGGATGCAAACGAATTGCTCCAAGCTCTTTCCGATAAGGGAAATCTCGAAGCGATTGCATTGATTCCTAATCTGAAAGGGTATGAACGGGCAAGGAAACATCGTTTATCTGAAGTGAATTGGGTCAGTGCAGCTACTGAAACTTTCAATGAAAAGAACATCGGGATGTCGATCGAGGACAATATGTCCCAGTTCCTGAAGGTTTTGAAGGAAGCGAAAAAAGACGGCATCAAAACTTGTTTTTCAGTCGCCGTCAGCTTCGGCTGTCCGTATGAAGGAAATGTCGAAGAAGAGAAAGTGCTGGAGCTCGTCCGTCGTGTCAAAGAGGCGGGGGTAGATCGGATTGGAATTGCGGATACGATTGGAATTGCAACACCCGATCATGTCGACAGTCTGATGAAGAAGGTGCTCGCCATTGCAGGCGACACGCCAGTAGCTATTCATTTGCATGACACGCGGGGACTTGGGTTGACGAATGCATATGAGGCTTACAAGGCAGGCGTGAGAATTTTTGAAACGTCCGCAAGTGGCATCGGCGGCTGTCCATTTGCGCCGGGCGCCGCGGGTAATTTGGCAACAGAGGATCTCGTTTATTTATTCGAAAGGATGAATATATCAACAGGGATCGATTTTCAAAAACTGTTGGGTGCCGCTGATTATGCGGCAAGTCTATCAACAAAAAATCCATTGGGGCGAATCCGCCACGTGGAAAAACAAAGGGAAAAGGGGAATGAGTGA
- a CDS encoding TRAP transporter substrate-binding protein codes for MKKWLLGLFVSIIGVVVLSACNNEKTDDKATADSGDGYEATTIRLAYNLPQDHHISVGIEEFAKKVTEKSDGKVKVQVFPAGQLLSDKDMNQSILSGGVEMGVNSSTLWASTVPAMGIFDVPYVFNDYSAVGEAVNGEFGDKLRGAMEEKGAKVLMFADYGYVQFANNKRPLKSPEDFKGLKIRSIGDLPSELIQAYGASPVFMGGGEVYMALQRDTVDGATSGTTAMLQRKYDEVTKYLTINNYAYLEFLLAVNKDYWDGLPEKTQDLLTEVAAETETWIREQAEKEDSESAKALEENGMEVYVVPEDELDVWKDAAAPVRDVFVKNAGDLGKELLDLVG; via the coding sequence ATGAAAAAATGGCTGTTAGGTTTGTTTGTATCAATTATTGGGGTGGTTGTGTTGTCCGCCTGCAACAACGAAAAAACGGATGATAAGGCTACTGCTGATAGCGGGGACGGCTATGAGGCAACGACAATCCGTCTTGCCTACAACTTGCCTCAAGATCATCATATCTCGGTTGGTATCGAAGAATTCGCGAAAAAAGTTACCGAAAAATCCGATGGAAAAGTGAAAGTGCAAGTGTTTCCGGCAGGACAATTACTTAGCGATAAGGATATGAACCAGTCAATTCTTTCAGGTGGTGTTGAAATGGGTGTGAACTCTTCCACTCTATGGGCGTCCACTGTTCCGGCAATGGGGATTTTCGATGTTCCTTATGTATTCAATGATTATTCAGCAGTAGGAGAAGCGGTAAATGGTGAATTCGGCGATAAACTTCGTGGTGCAATGGAAGAAAAGGGTGCGAAAGTTCTGATGTTCGCTGACTATGGATATGTTCAATTTGCCAATAACAAGCGCCCGTTAAAATCTCCTGAAGACTTCAAAGGATTGAAAATCAGAAGTATCGGAGATTTGCCTTCCGAATTAATTCAAGCATATGGGGCTTCACCTGTTTTCATGGGTGGGGGGGAAGTATACATGGCCCTTCAACGTGACACAGTGGATGGGGCAACATCAGGTACGACAGCGATGCTTCAACGTAAATATGATGAAGTTACGAAATACTTGACGATTAATAACTATGCCTATCTTGAATTCCTTTTGGCTGTCAATAAAGACTACTGGGATGGCCTTCCAGAGAAGACTCAAGACCTTCTAACAGAAGTGGCCGCTGAAACGGAAACGTGGATCCGTGAGCAAGCCGAAAAAGAAGATAGTGAATCAGCTAAAGCACTTGAAGAAAATGGAATGGAAGTTTACGTCGTACCTGAAGACGAGTTGGACGTATGGAAAGACGCGGCTGCACCGGTGCGTGACGTATTCGTGAAAAATGCCGGAGACCTAGGGAAAGAACTTTTAGACTTGGTAGGCTGA
- a CDS encoding TRAP transporter small permease, whose protein sequence is MKKVYNVMDLLIRWGAYIAGVLILITTVMTFYEVVSRSFFHKPTSWATELSIYAIIGSCFLGSAYAVRTYSHITVDLLINNVNDRIKTLLAYLTNSLGLVFSIIFTLYSYLHVIKTFNLGVTSASLLRIPMYIPESLLVIGGVLLCIAFILQIIDGGIHKGGEHL, encoded by the coding sequence TTGAAAAAGGTCTATAATGTTATGGATCTGCTCATCAGATGGGGCGCTTACATTGCGGGTGTGCTTATTTTGATCACGACCGTTATGACATTCTATGAAGTTGTGTCAAGATCGTTTTTCCATAAACCGACTTCTTGGGCGACTGAGCTATCCATCTATGCGATCATTGGCAGCTGTTTCTTAGGTAGCGCCTATGCGGTTCGGACCTATTCGCATATTACTGTCGATTTATTGATTAATAATGTTAATGATCGAATTAAAACCTTACTGGCATACCTGACGAATTCTCTCGGATTGGTATTCAGTATCATCTTCACACTTTACAGTTACTTGCATGTCATCAAGACATTCAACTTGGGAGTCACATCCGCATCACTGTTGAGGATTCCAATGTATATTCCGGAATCCCTCCTCGTGATCGGGGGCGTTCTTCTATGCATCGCCTTCATACTACAGATTATAGATGGCGGCATCCATAAGGGAGGGGAACACCTATGA
- a CDS encoding TRAP transporter large permease — protein sequence MNLFFTGGLGILLLIGLPVAFTLSLLAVAGMYFFNGGTFAFMQIPIISYKSLDDFSLTALPMYVLMSQVLVVSGVGRDLYEMASRWFRHFPGGLAIATLFCCTVFSAISGSSVATAVTVGSVALPEMVRRGYNKRHVLGLLAAGGTLGILIPPSIPMIIYGSVTGESVGKLFIAGIIPGAILTIAFMIFSAYQTRHIKDIPATWGERMEASRKAIWGLLLPIIIIGGIYTGIFTPTEAAAVGVVLSFVIAIFVYKNINLTSMKEILVSTVKTNAMILFIIIGAMLLGYILTILQIPQGIVNFATSQDISPWIIFILINIVLLILGMFLETVSILVITLPILYPIIMALGFDPIWFAIIMVINMELALISPPVGLNLFVLKGLNKENTISEIVKGVIPYAVIMLVFMVILSIFPEIATVLIHKDIK from the coding sequence ATGAATTTATTTTTTACGGGTGGATTGGGAATTCTTCTCCTCATCGGACTGCCTGTCGCCTTTACGCTCAGTTTGCTGGCGGTTGCAGGGATGTATTTCTTTAACGGAGGTACATTCGCCTTCATGCAGATTCCGATTATATCGTACAAGTCATTAGATGATTTCTCGCTGACTGCCTTGCCGATGTATGTATTGATGAGCCAAGTGCTTGTTGTGAGTGGGGTCGGCCGGGATTTGTATGAAATGGCCAGCAGATGGTTCAGGCATTTCCCTGGCGGACTAGCGATTGCGACATTGTTCTGCTGTACCGTATTCTCAGCGATTTCAGGATCCAGTGTTGCAACGGCTGTTACGGTCGGTTCTGTCGCACTGCCTGAAATGGTGAGAAGGGGTTACAACAAACGTCATGTGTTAGGGCTATTGGCTGCGGGTGGAACACTTGGCATCTTAATTCCTCCAAGTATTCCGATGATCATTTATGGTTCAGTGACAGGAGAGTCTGTTGGTAAGCTTTTCATTGCTGGAATTATACCTGGTGCAATCCTGACAATCGCGTTCATGATTTTCTCGGCGTATCAAACTCGCCATATTAAAGACATACCGGCGACTTGGGGCGAGAGAATGGAGGCATCTCGCAAGGCGATTTGGGGATTGTTGCTGCCAATCATTATCATCGGCGGGATCTACACTGGTATTTTCACACCGACGGAAGCAGCTGCTGTCGGCGTTGTGCTCAGCTTTGTCATCGCAATTTTCGTCTATAAGAACATCAATTTGACGTCGATGAAGGAAATTCTAGTTTCTACTGTTAAAACGAATGCAATGATCCTATTTATCATCATCGGTGCGATGCTATTGGGCTATATCCTGACAATCCTTCAGATTCCACAGGGCATCGTCAATTTTGCAACATCCCAAGACATTTCACCATGGATCATTTTCATCTTGATCAATATCGTGCTGTTGATTCTCGGTATGTTCTTGGAAACTGTTTCAATTCTGGTTATCACATTGCCAATCCTTTATCCGATCATCATGGCGCTCGGTTTCGATCCGATCTGGTTCGCTATTATCATGGTCATCAATATGGAGCTGGCTCTCATCTCACCGCCGGTCGGACTGAACCTGTTCGTATTGAAAGGGTTGAACAAAGAAAACACCATCAGTGAAATCGTGAAAGGCGTTATCCCGTATGCCGTCATCATGCTTGTCTTCATGGTTATTCTTTCGATCTTCCCTGAAATCGCAACGGTGTTGATCCATAAAGATATTAAATGA
- a CDS encoding protein-L-isoaspartate(D-aspartate) O-methyltransferase — protein MTSQNEDILTYFQKLDRSFFMDELKEFAYMDEAIPIGHEQTISQPSLVLEMTLALDLQPGSKVLEIGTGSGYQTALLAAFSDSVYTIERIAALHERAKERLEKAGFSNIHFKLDDGSTGWEENAPYDRIMVTAAAAQVPNELIDQLAPRGKMIIPVGPPLLQELLLLEKDEDGEINTTVLEEVRFVPLRGKYE, from the coding sequence ATGACCAGCCAAAACGAAGACATCCTTACCTATTTTCAAAAACTTGATCGCAGCTTTTTCATGGATGAACTCAAAGAATTCGCCTATATGGACGAGGCCATTCCAATCGGGCATGAACAAACGATTTCCCAGCCATCCCTCGTACTTGAAATGACATTGGCCCTCGATTTGCAGCCCGGTTCAAAAGTGCTCGAAATCGGAACCGGATCCGGCTACCAAACCGCCCTGCTCGCCGCCTTCTCGGACTCCGTTTATACGATTGAACGAATCGCCGCCTTGCATGAACGGGCAAAGGAACGATTAGAAAAAGCCGGCTTCTCCAACATCCATTTCAAATTGGATGACGGCAGCACCGGTTGGGAAGAAAACGCTCCGTATGACCGGATTATGGTGACGGCCGCTGCTGCCCAAGTGCCAAACGAGCTCATCGACCAACTAGCACCCAGAGGTAAAATGATCATTCCAGTAGGTCCACCCCTTCTACAGGAGCTCTTGCTCTTGGAAAAAGATGAAGACGGAGAAATCAATACGACAGTGCTGGAGGAAGTGAGGTTTGTTCCGTTGAGGGGGAAGTATGAGTAG
- a CDS encoding amino acid permease encodes MGKKTSGGKDEAANLSWWQLSLIGVGCIIGTGFFLASSIAIKMTGPSVILAFIMAATATYIVFEALAKMSAKDPQKGSFRTYAKKAYGRWAGFSSGWVYWCSEILIIGSQLTAISLLSKFWFPDIKLWIFASIYAVCGLLVLFIGTKAFGKLESVFAVMKIAAIFMFIVIAILALTGIIEGDSKAGIPQTVKGFFPNGIVGFWSALLFAFYAHGGIEVMGVMAIHLKKKEDAPKSGKVMLGLLGVIYITSLSLALLLLPYDKFRENKSPFVEALSGFNGIEFFPHVFTAAIIIAGFSTMSGALFSVTTVLQTISEDGDAPKLFSKQMKKKFKMPLPAIALTTTGLVLSIVTSLLLPDKVYEYITTAAALMLLYNWILILSMYHRLIEPTTADKVKRVIGMILVVAAVSGALFHKTSRPGFFVSLLFITIIGIVVLFLRKRWKKEEAQNNA; translated from the coding sequence ATGGGGAAAAAAACGTCAGGAGGCAAGGATGAAGCAGCAAATCTTTCTTGGTGGCAATTATCCCTAATTGGAGTAGGCTGCATTATTGGTACAGGTTTTTTCTTAGCATCAAGTATTGCGATTAAAATGACAGGTCCTTCTGTCATCCTGGCCTTTATCATGGCTGCAACTGCAACCTATATCGTATTTGAAGCACTAGCGAAAATGTCCGCAAAAGATCCACAGAAAGGGTCATTTCGAACGTATGCCAAAAAAGCATATGGACGTTGGGCTGGGTTTAGCAGTGGTTGGGTCTATTGGTGTTCGGAGATTTTAATCATCGGTAGTCAGCTTACTGCAATTTCACTGTTATCAAAGTTTTGGTTCCCTGACATTAAACTGTGGATATTCGCATCGATTTATGCCGTATGCGGCCTCCTTGTTCTTTTTATTGGGACTAAAGCGTTTGGGAAATTAGAGAGCGTATTTGCAGTGATGAAAATTGCTGCTATTTTTATGTTTATTGTAATTGCCATTTTAGCGTTGACGGGGATAATTGAGGGCGATTCCAAAGCAGGAATTCCTCAAACTGTAAAAGGATTTTTCCCTAACGGTATCGTCGGATTTTGGAGCGCTCTATTGTTTGCCTTTTATGCTCATGGTGGAATTGAAGTAATGGGCGTAATGGCCATCCATCTTAAGAAAAAGGAAGATGCTCCTAAATCGGGAAAAGTCATGTTGGGGTTACTCGGAGTAATTTACATTACATCGCTTTCTTTAGCACTTTTACTATTGCCATATGATAAGTTCAGGGAGAACAAAAGCCCGTTTGTTGAGGCCTTATCAGGTTTTAATGGTATTGAGTTTTTCCCGCATGTCTTTACGGCTGCAATTATTATTGCCGGTTTTTCGACGATGTCTGGAGCTCTTTTTTCGGTTACCACGGTACTTCAAACAATATCTGAAGATGGGGATGCACCTAAACTATTTAGTAAACAAATGAAAAAGAAGTTCAAAATGCCGTTACCTGCTATCGCTTTAACGACAACCGGGCTTGTTCTATCCATAGTCACCTCATTATTATTGCCTGATAAAGTATACGAATATATAACGACTGCTGCAGCATTAATGCTGCTTTATAATTGGATTCTCATTTTATCCATGTATCACAGATTAATCGAGCCGACTACTGCGGATAAAGTAAAAAGAGTGATCGGAATGATTCTTGTCGTTGCGGCCGTAAGTGGAGCACTTTTTCATAAAACAAGTCGACCTGGCTTTTTTGTCAGTTTACTATTTATTACGATAATTGGAATCGTCGTCCTGTTTTTACGGAAAAGGTGGAAGAAAGAAGAGGCTCAAAATAATGCATGA
- a CDS encoding LysE family transporter: MNSIAAYIILGVSLAAPIGPVNAAQLNTGIKNGFFHAWIFGIGALTADVLYMIMVYFGVGQIIEFALVKIILWSFGCFVLLYTGIENLVSLHKIELEMKSGKKSLLRRSLLTGFFMSLLNPLTILFWLGIYGSVLAQSAETYAGDQLLIFSIAIIVGVLLWDTIMATLSSGARRLLSVNLLKMISVISSLFMIGFGIYFGIQAYHALF, translated from the coding sequence ATGAATTCGATAGCTGCCTATATCATTTTAGGCGTATCTTTAGCTGCGCCCATCGGACCTGTTAACGCTGCGCAGCTAAATACGGGTATTAAAAACGGTTTTTTTCATGCCTGGATTTTTGGTATTGGAGCGTTAACAGCCGATGTTTTGTATATGATCATGGTATATTTCGGAGTCGGACAAATTATCGAGTTCGCACTGGTAAAAATAATTCTTTGGTCATTTGGTTGTTTTGTTCTTTTATATACTGGAATCGAAAATTTAGTATCATTACATAAAATTGAACTAGAAATGAAATCAGGTAAAAAAAGCCTTCTTAGACGTTCCTTGTTAACTGGTTTTTTCATGTCGCTTTTGAATCCACTAACGATTCTATTTTGGCTGGGGATCTATGGTTCAGTTCTTGCACAATCTGCTGAAACCTATGCAGGGGATCAACTACTGATTTTTAGTATCGCCATTATAGTTGGTGTCCTTTTATGGGATACAATAATGGCCACTCTATCTAGTGGTGCCCGCAGATTATTATCCGTGAATCTTTTGAAGATGATCTCCGTTATTTCTTCCCTTTTTATGATTGGATTCGGAATATACTTCGGCATTCAGGCTTATCATGCATTATTTTGA
- a CDS encoding sigma-70 family RNA polymerase sigma factor, whose product MDQGELEAIMDAHGEHLLRMAFFYLRDREMAKDIVQDVFISFYTSANYEERGTLRAYLTKLTVNRCKDHLRSWSFRNLLFTQDWVETIHIQQDPVILNEERSELAITILKLPMKYREIIIFYYYEEYKIREIAAFLELSENTVKARMVKARKILKEKLKTGDWEVLSNE is encoded by the coding sequence ATGGACCAGGGAGAATTGGAAGCGATCATGGATGCGCATGGTGAACACCTATTGAGGATGGCTTTCTTCTATTTGCGGGACCGTGAGATGGCGAAGGATATCGTCCAAGACGTGTTCATTTCCTTTTATACGTCAGCGAATTATGAGGAACGAGGGACACTGCGTGCGTATCTTACCAAGTTGACCGTCAACCGCTGCAAGGACCATCTGCGGAGCTGGTCATTCCGGAATTTGCTGTTCACGCAGGATTGGGTGGAAACGATACATATACAACAGGACCCTGTTATTTTGAATGAAGAGCGATCGGAACTCGCCATTACTATATTGAAGTTACCTATGAAGTACCGGGAAATTATCATTTTTTATTACTACGAAGAATACAAGATCAGGGAAATCGCCGCTTTTTTGGAGCTATCCGAAAACACGGTGAAGGCACGAATGGTGAAGGCGCGGAAGATATTGAAGGAAAAACTGAAAACCGGTGATTGGGAGGTGCTATCTAATGAATGA